One stretch of Dyella jiangningensis DNA includes these proteins:
- a CDS encoding PLP-dependent aminotransferase family protein: MGSALHIRIDRSAKTTLAEQIRQGVIAAISSGALGLGARLPSWITLAAQLGVSRGTVKSAYERLIDEQVIVSSRAGGTRVASHPPVGRMVAPEAAHSAPAPHQRRLAVPAIFQMGVPAPDSLPKPLLARLRAHAARMEVEAPAVYPDPGGELEFRREIAAHIALARGLACSPSQVFITAGFAGALGLTLSVLGLEGREAWVENPGFFQSRRALEFARLVPVAVPVDDDGLDVRCGMRTSPGAALALVTPGQQAPLGGTLSLERRLELIAWAARTGAWIIEDDYLGELQLNRRAAPALASLDSGGRVIHIGSFSKTVSPALRLGFVVVPPALAPRFAEAALYFGSAPGPAVQHATAQFMREGHYMRHLRRLKRTYAARGEALKATWERLGYRVHIGGLAAVVRLPGGVSDIDVTRSALDLGMAPSPLSSWFAPGTQAESGLLLGIATVSEQQIPGACERLHLLISTGR; the protein is encoded by the coding sequence ATGGGGTCAGCACTGCACATCCGGATCGACCGCTCGGCCAAAACCACCTTGGCCGAACAGATCCGCCAGGGTGTCATCGCGGCGATCAGCAGCGGCGCCCTCGGCCTCGGAGCCAGGTTGCCGTCGTGGATCACCCTTGCTGCGCAGCTGGGCGTGTCGCGGGGGACGGTCAAGTCCGCCTATGAGCGATTGATCGACGAGCAGGTCATCGTCTCGTCGCGCGCGGGCGGCACCCGCGTGGCGAGCCATCCTCCTGTCGGTCGGATGGTCGCGCCGGAAGCAGCGCATTCGGCACCTGCGCCGCATCAGCGCCGACTCGCCGTTCCCGCCATTTTCCAGATGGGCGTACCCGCCCCGGACAGCCTTCCCAAGCCCCTCCTGGCCCGCTTGCGCGCACATGCCGCGCGCATGGAAGTGGAGGCGCCTGCCGTCTATCCCGATCCAGGCGGCGAGCTTGAATTCAGGCGTGAAATCGCGGCGCACATCGCGTTGGCGCGCGGCCTTGCATGCAGTCCATCGCAGGTATTCATCACTGCCGGTTTCGCTGGTGCGCTTGGCCTGACGCTGAGTGTGCTGGGCCTGGAGGGTCGCGAGGCGTGGGTGGAAAATCCGGGGTTCTTCCAGAGCCGCAGGGCACTCGAATTCGCACGGCTAGTGCCTGTCGCCGTTCCCGTGGATGACGATGGTCTGGACGTCCGTTGCGGAATGCGGACATCGCCCGGCGCGGCCCTCGCATTGGTGACGCCCGGCCAGCAGGCGCCACTCGGTGGAACGCTGTCGCTGGAGCGGCGGCTGGAGCTGATTGCATGGGCTGCGCGCACGGGTGCATGGATCATCGAGGACGACTATCTCGGCGAACTCCAGCTCAACCGGCGGGCAGCGCCGGCGCTGGCATCACTCGACAGTGGCGGGCGCGTGATCCACATCGGATCGTTCAGCAAGACAGTGAGCCCCGCGCTCAGGCTCGGCTTCGTCGTGGTGCCACCTGCATTAGCGCCGCGGTTTGCGGAAGCGGCGCTGTACTTTGGCTCCGCACCGGGCCCCGCCGTACAACACGCGACGGCGCAGTTCATGCGCGAAGGCCACTACATGAGGCACCTGCGCAGGTTGAAGCGAACCTATGCCGCGCGAGGCGAAGCGCTGAAGGCCACCTGGGAGCGCCTGGGATACCGTGTGCATATCGGCGGCCTCGCGGCCGTCGTGCGTTTGCCCGGCGGCGTGTCCGACATCGATGTCACGCGAAGCGCGCTCGACCTCGGCATGGCGCCGTCGCCACTCTCATCCTGGTTCGCCCCGGGCACGCAGGCCGAATCGGGATTGTTGCTGGGTATCGCCACGGTAAGCGAGCAACAGATTCCTGGCGCCTGCGAAAGGCTTCATTTGCTGATCAGCACGGGCCGATAA
- a CDS encoding Hsp20 family protein produces MRTVLDFSPLHRSSIGFDRVFDLLETAARAPQQDNWPPFDSIKISEDQYRITMALAGFSRDDLKIEIQNNFLTVSGERKADHIGEVLHRGIANRPFTRRFELAEHMQVAGAELRDGLLTIDLKRELPEALKPRVIPIGGAEKLGSERRLLQGQAA; encoded by the coding sequence ATGCGTACTGTGCTCGATTTTTCGCCTCTTCATCGTTCCAGCATCGGTTTCGACCGCGTTTTTGACCTGCTCGAAACTGCCGCGCGTGCTCCGCAGCAGGACAACTGGCCTCCGTTTGACTCCATCAAAATCAGTGAAGATCAGTACCGCATCACGATGGCCCTCGCCGGATTCTCTCGTGACGATCTGAAGATCGAAATCCAGAATAACTTCCTCACCGTCAGCGGTGAACGGAAAGCCGACCATATCGGCGAAGTGCTCCACAGGGGCATCGCGAATCGCCCATTCACGCGGCGATTCGAGCTCGCCGAACACATGCAGGTTGCCGGCGCGGAATTGCGCGATGGCCTGCTGACCATCGATCTCAAGCGCGAGTTGCCCGAAGCGCTGAAGCCCAGGGTCATTCCGATTGGCGGCGCGGAAAAGCTGGGCTCCGAACGTCGACTGTTGCAGGGCCAGGCAGCCTGA